In the genome of Gloeotrichia echinulata CP02, one region contains:
- a CDS encoding transposase, whose amino-acid sequence MFSLTYEFRLQPTKQQIEIFQDWLEINRKVYNHALAERKHWYKSRSCQINACSLHSEYIIPADAPRPTYASQCKSLTGAKKLYPELKRVQSQVLQQTLKRVESAFTSMWERNFGFPRFKKVGQLRSFVFPQLGKECLKCKAIKLPVIGWVKFRQSRDIPTNAAIKQARIVKRSSGWYVMLTLQWDVSVPQPTPQHDALGVDVGLMSFVAASNGLCVKRPKFFVDLQRQLKLLQQRVSHKKLGSNNWHKAQMKVAKLHEHIANTRKDFHWKVAHQLCAQAKTIFVEDLNLVGLSRGMLGKHCLDAGWGQFFQILEQCCFKSGIYFQKVDSRKTCQICPSCGTETGKKDLSERVHACKTCGYTTDRDVASAQVVLQRGCAAVGHTVKMLDEGKFSGIPMSQESHGFKSKRA is encoded by the coding sequence GTGTTTTCTCTGACCTATGAATTTCGGCTACAACCAACTAAGCAACAAATAGAGATTTTTCAAGACTGGCTAGAAATTAATCGTAAAGTCTATAATCACGCTCTTGCTGAACGCAAACATTGGTATAAATCGCGTTCATGTCAAATAAACGCTTGTTCATTGCATTCTGAGTACATAATCCCAGCAGACGCACCTCGTCCAACCTATGCTAGTCAGTGCAAGTCACTAACTGGTGCAAAAAAGTTATACCCAGAGTTGAAACGGGTTCAGTCACAAGTATTGCAGCAAACTCTAAAGCGGGTTGAAAGTGCTTTCACATCAATGTGGGAACGTAATTTTGGTTTCCCACGCTTTAAGAAGGTAGGACAACTACGCTCTTTCGTTTTCCCGCAACTTGGGAAAGAGTGTTTGAAATGTAAGGCTATTAAACTTCCCGTAATTGGCTGGGTTAAGTTTCGTCAATCACGAGATATTCCAACCAATGCAGCTATTAAACAAGCTCGAATTGTCAAGCGCTCATCTGGTTGGTATGTGATGTTGACGTTGCAATGGGATGTCTCTGTACCTCAGCCCACGCCTCAACATGATGCGTTAGGTGTTGATGTGGGATTAATGAGTTTTGTCGCTGCCTCTAATGGTCTTTGCGTCAAACGTCCTAAGTTTTTTGTTGACCTTCAGCGCCAGCTTAAATTGCTGCAACAACGAGTAAGTCACAAGAAATTAGGCTCAAACAATTGGCACAAAGCTCAAATGAAAGTAGCAAAACTGCATGAACATATAGCTAACACAAGAAAAGATTTTCACTGGAAAGTAGCACATCAACTTTGTGCCCAAGCCAAAACAATATTTGTTGAAGATTTAAATTTGGTTGGGTTGTCTAGGGGGATGCTGGGTAAGCATTGTCTAGACGCTGGATGGGGTCAATTTTTTCAAATTCTTGAACAGTGTTGTTTCAAGAGTGGTATCTACTTTCAAAAAGTTGATAGTAGAAAGACTTGTCAAATTTGTCCTAGCTGTGGAACAGAAACAGGAAAGAAAGATTTGTCAGAGCGTGTTCATGCTTGTAAAACTTGCGGCTATACAACCGATAGAGATGTTGCATCCGCTCAAGTCGTCCTCCAAAGAGGGTGTGCAGCCGTAGGGCATACGGTCAAGATGCTTGATGAGGGTAAATTCAGTGGAATCCCAATGAGTCAAGAATCCCACGGCTTTAAATCAAAACGAGCGTAG
- a CDS encoding dynamin family protein, whose amino-acid sequence MSNNPLQPDLDALHQSAIDVITHVGNVMSAGCAILTEHDRLLAENQDGNRLGAEIKAIEENIRHVNENLKRVKRKELTMTIVAPTSAGKSTIINAIAGQDLLPSRNDPMTVLPTEIVFSCEVTRPKLILDKALMTLLREVWGQLHQKLQQIGLKEAVEQATKNDFPRENVIKEILNSSYVSSQSEVEESNGIQAELIRINDLLRLCGIFGISTGFLASLSEIPRIEVPFPPLLSPLKDSGLGTLALVDTPGPSEDKSLNLVNVVKDRLIASSLVLVVVDYTKIGQTENQAKVKELVDEIAADKGRDRIYIIVNKIDARDPNNPEDLTAEQILNLVKTKYEIDDPQNRVFEMSAIKGFLATNFQREKEIYQLTELRRRKSFEALGQKYYSNYWKTKKTTATIEEMQEVADEFLQDSGFVGFIKNAIAPLVTDAAPSMITIKGALNDISQRFTSFLSCLSKQKGILEQNIQQLEEQINVLEAELKEVISIYVSLQWQEKILSSINSIENKQIEKRDKILNNLTNEFPNFFDHHLDILWDRLIKFNITENMDRYYLVIINPIYMNVSMLREIVNFNRICCIKINEIYDENVDKLQNLLLQNIEDVNYHLNSDNSFINKIQERMQKKLNQKILLDKDKYTSYFQGIKEVVKKNCDAYEANISKYEERLKKYESSSTIVGNAKIYWGEDLPNFIYTGYVSYDPIETHDPYSYHSYQSQYWKDFVESVKGAIEISSVRRSTTPYSFGERISNIRSVWIEKKISFVSVMNLYYDVSNDLDNSFSPTDTTVEDVTTILWNRYHLFKEYEEYLRQSIETSKKIQNSYTIFVSKYNQFLDKTANLEKDLKYLQEYFKQH is encoded by the coding sequence ATGTCTAACAACCCTTTGCAGCCTGATCTAGATGCACTACACCAGTCTGCTATTGATGTGATTACCCACGTCGGTAATGTGATGTCAGCAGGTTGTGCAATATTGACAGAACATGATCGGTTGCTGGCGGAAAATCAGGATGGAAATCGGTTGGGGGCTGAGATTAAGGCTATTGAAGAAAATATAAGGCACGTCAATGAGAATCTGAAAAGGGTAAAGCGTAAAGAATTGACGATGACGATTGTTGCGCCAACTAGTGCCGGTAAGTCTACTATTATTAATGCGATCGCTGGACAGGATTTATTACCTAGTCGTAATGATCCGATGACGGTTTTACCCACTGAGATTGTTTTTTCTTGTGAGGTAACTCGTCCTAAGTTGATTTTAGATAAAGCTTTGATGACGCTTTTGCGAGAGGTTTGGGGACAATTACATCAGAAATTGCAACAAATTGGTTTAAAAGAAGCTGTTGAACAGGCTACTAAAAATGATTTTCCCCGCGAGAATGTAATTAAGGAAATTTTGAACAGTAGTTATGTTTCTTCTCAATCTGAGGTAGAGGAATCAAATGGTATTCAAGCTGAATTAATCAGAATAAATGATCTTCTGCGGTTGTGCGGTATTTTTGGTATATCTACAGGATTTTTGGCTTCTTTGTCTGAAATTCCTCGGATTGAAGTTCCTTTTCCGCCACTATTATCACCTCTAAAAGATTCGGGTTTAGGGACTTTGGCGCTGGTGGATACCCCTGGACCTAGTGAGGATAAGTCTTTAAATTTAGTGAATGTTGTCAAGGATAGACTCATAGCGAGTTCTCTTGTTTTGGTGGTCGTGGACTATACGAAAATTGGACAAACAGAGAACCAAGCAAAGGTCAAAGAGTTGGTGGATGAAATTGCTGCTGATAAGGGACGCGATCGCATTTATATCATTGTTAACAAAATTGATGCTCGTGATCCTAATAATCCTGAAGATTTAACTGCTGAACAAATTTTAAATTTGGTTAAAACTAAATATGAAATTGATGATCCTCAAAATCGAGTTTTTGAAATGTCGGCTATTAAAGGATTTTTAGCTACTAATTTTCAGCGTGAGAAGGAGATTTATCAGCTAACAGAATTACGGAGAAGGAAGAGTTTTGAGGCTCTTGGACAAAAGTATTATTCAAATTATTGGAAAACTAAAAAAACAACAGCTACTATAGAAGAGATGCAGGAAGTAGCTGATGAGTTTTTGCAAGATTCTGGATTTGTGGGATTTATAAAGAATGCGATCGCTCCTCTAGTCACGGATGCAGCACCTAGCATGATTACTATTAAGGGTGCGTTAAATGATATTAGTCAGAGATTTACTTCTTTTCTATCTTGTCTCAGCAAGCAGAAGGGAATACTTGAGCAGAATATTCAACAGCTAGAAGAGCAAATTAACGTTTTGGAAGCAGAGTTGAAAGAAGTAATATCAATTTATGTAAGTCTTCAATGGCAAGAAAAAATTCTTTCTTCTATTAACAGCATAGAGAACAAGCAGATCGAAAAACGGGACAAAATTCTTAATAACTTGACAAATGAATTTCCAAATTTTTTCGATCATCATCTCGATATTTTATGGGATCGCTTAATTAAATTTAATATAACAGAAAATATGGATCGTTATTATTTAGTAATCATAAATCCTATATATATGAATGTATCTATGCTACGAGAGATCGTAAACTTTAATAGAATTTGCTGTATTAAAATTAATGAAATTTATGACGAAAATGTAGATAAACTACAAAATCTTTTATTACAAAATATTGAAGATGTTAATTATCATTTAAATTCCGACAATTCATTTATTAATAAAATTCAAGAAAGAATGCAGAAAAAATTGAATCAAAAAATTTTATTAGATAAAGATAAATACACAAGTTATTTTCAAGGCATCAAAGAAGTAGTTAAAAAAAATTGCGATGCTTATGAAGCAAATATTAGTAAATATGAGGAACGGCTTAAAAAATATGAATCTAGCTCAACTATAGTAGGAAACGCAAAAATATACTGGGGTGAAGATTTACCTAATTTTATATACACAGGTTACGTATCGTATGATCCAATAGAGACCCATGATCCATATAGTTATCATTCTTATCAAAGTCAATATTGGAAGGATTTCGTGGAATCCGTGAAAGGTGCCATCGAAATTAGTAGTGTCAGGAGAAGTACAACACCATATTCTTTTGGTGAACGAATAAGTAACATTCGTAGTGTGTGGATAGAAAAAAAAATATCCTTTGTTTCCGTAATGAATCTTTATTATGATGTGTCCAATGATTTAGACAATAGCTTTTCCCCGACAGATACAACAGTAGAGGATGTTACGACGATTCTTTGGAATCGATATCATTTATTTAAAGAATATGAGGAATACTTGCGTCAATCAATTGAAACAAGCAAAAAAATCCAAAATAGCTATACAATTTTTGTAAGTAAGTACAATCAATTTTTAGATAAAACGGCTAATTTAGAGAAAGACTTAAAATATCTACAAGAATATTTCAAACAACATTAA
- a CDS encoding diguanylate cyclase regulator RdcB family protein: MSLIYFDDLQRRASEIPIITDKILVDLVNSIQVNDDLISFRQKQGLFGQVFDSLTGADRKRQLATDKNVNIAMQSLHSWVLDIANNLNVSNNAIITIEEKLIETRQAIRNQRQDINLLQDIVNQLKHRVDNHEHRILKLEQRVYRTEVQHRIEDAIATWQSKQTYQGFHWAIQVAFVTREIVDYALGDYERLIIKDKDKQLRQSISNRILATDNIIPDNSFSLTELLNLSYSETSEENQELAGYLLEVESISEQRLGKTPYLFTLGKTLELAQQQQHQDPAKAAFELCRCYPNAMIYPATSKREFVERIVNETASDRLNLIKLV; encoded by the coding sequence ATGTCACTTATTTACTTTGATGATCTTCAAAGAAGGGCATCTGAAATCCCTATTATTACTGATAAAATACTCGTAGATTTGGTAAATTCAATCCAAGTCAATGACGATCTAATTAGTTTTCGCCAAAAGCAAGGATTATTTGGACAGGTTTTTGATAGCCTGACAGGAGCAGATCGAAAACGTCAACTTGCTACAGATAAAAATGTCAATATAGCAATGCAATCTCTACACAGTTGGGTGTTAGATATTGCTAATAACTTGAATGTTAGTAATAACGCAATTATCACCATTGAAGAAAAATTAATAGAAACTCGTCAAGCAATCCGCAACCAGCGACAGGATATTAATTTACTTCAAGATATTGTCAATCAATTGAAACACAGAGTTGACAATCACGAACATCGGATTCTGAAATTAGAACAACGAGTTTATAGAACAGAAGTTCAGCATAGAATTGAAGATGCGATCGCAACATGGCAGTCAAAACAGACATATCAAGGATTTCATTGGGCGATTCAAGTTGCTTTTGTCACCCGTGAAATAGTAGATTATGCTCTGGGTGATTACGAACGATTAATCATCAAAGATAAAGACAAGCAATTGCGTCAGAGTATAAGCAACAGAATACTTGCAACCGACAACATAATCCCCGATAACTCTTTTTCATTAACCGAACTCCTCAACCTGTCATATAGCGAAACATCTGAAGAAAACCAAGAACTTGCGGGTTATTTGCTGGAAGTAGAATCTATTTCTGAACAAAGACTAGGGAAAACGCCCTATTTGTTCACCCTTGGTAAAACCCTAGAATTAGCCCAACAACAGCAGCACCAAGACCCAGCAAAAGCTGCATTTGAGCTATGTCGTTGCTATCCAAATGCAATGATTTATCCTGCAACTAGCAAAAGAGAATTTGTGGAACGCATTGTGAATGAAACTGCAAGCGATAGGTTAAATTTGATAAAATTAGTGTAA
- a CDS encoding DUF86 domain-containing protein, giving the protein MSRSLKLYCDDILISCDKILRYTQGLDDNSFFADELRFDAVIRNLSVIGEAVKHIPPEIRNKYPHIEWRKIAGLRDILVHAYFSLEDEIIWDIIQTKISPLKSAILIIISQEF; this is encoded by the coding sequence ATGTCGCGTAGCTTAAAACTTTATTGTGATGATATTTTAATTAGTTGTGATAAAATTCTCCGTTATACTCAAGGATTAGATGATAATAGTTTTTTTGCTGATGAATTAAGATTTGATGCGGTAATTAGAAATTTATCAGTGATTGGGGAAGCGGTTAAACATATTCCTCCAGAAATAAGAAATAAATATCCACATATTGAATGGCGCAAAATTGCTGGATTGAGAGATATTTTAGTTCATGCTTATTTTTCCTTAGAAGATGAGATTATTTGGGATATTATTCAAACTAAAATTAGTCCTTTAAAATCAGCAATTTTAATTATTATTTCTCAAGAATTTTAA
- a CDS encoding nucleotidyltransferase family protein produces the protein MSLFRRPFSFLRKNLTTIKSYGVTSLALFGSYARDEAKNTSDLDLLVEFEGKVTFDQYMDLKFFLEDNLSLSVDLVTKKMLKPQIISSVEKDAIYVA, from the coding sequence TTGAGCTTGTTTCGTCGCCCCTTCAGCTTCCTGAGAAAAAACTTAACCACTATTAAAAGTTATGGTGTAACATCCTTAGCTTTATTTGGTTCTTATGCAAGAGATGAAGCAAAAAATACTAGCGATCTTGATTTACTGGTAGAATTTGAAGGAAAAGTTACCTTTGATCAATATATGGACTTAAAATTTTTCTTGGAAGATAATTTATCTTTATCTGTTGATTTAGTCACTAAAAAAATGTTGAAACCTCAAATTATTAGTTCTGTAGAAAAGGACGCTATTTATGTCGCGTAG
- a CDS encoding IS4 family transposase: MLPAFYQNHLKSQLSLAEYLLLKILIHLLQSIKEVTLEKLANALPLAVKFESRRKRIQRFLSLPNLTIEKVWFPIIKEWLETYFKDEKIIYIAIDRTNWSRINLFMVSIIWDKRAVPIYFTLLPKLGNSNIAEQQKILSQVIPIFKNYKICVLGDREFCSVKLAKYLQGLDVYFCLRLKKNEFLQVEKDVFVELKNLGLVPGVSFFIKGVKVTKTRGFMSFNVAAKWKRKINGVAPKEGWFILTNFDDLESAISAYKQRFDIEEMFRDFKTGGYNLEETNVEGNRFISLVLLITLAYTSAMIQGQKIKHKGIQKYVARVKESGRSVRRHSSFYVGLYGQTWVNFTDICMELVTELMRINRNKRKYYQQGLRAMKLIESMF, translated from the coding sequence ATGTTACCTGCATTCTACCAAAACCACTTAAAAAGTCAATTAAGTTTAGCAGAATACTTGCTGCTAAAAATTTTAATCCATCTATTACAGTCAATCAAAGAAGTAACTTTAGAAAAGTTAGCAAATGCGCTACCTTTGGCAGTTAAATTTGAGAGTAGAAGAAAGAGAATACAAAGATTTTTATCATTACCAAATCTCACCATTGAGAAAGTTTGGTTTCCCATTATTAAAGAATGGCTGGAAACATACTTCAAAGATGAAAAAATTATTTATATAGCAATTGATAGAACTAATTGGAGTCGGATAAATTTATTCATGGTGAGTATCATTTGGGATAAAAGAGCAGTACCAATATATTTTACTTTATTGCCAAAATTAGGTAATAGTAACATCGCTGAACAACAAAAAATATTGTCTCAAGTAATACCAATCTTTAAAAACTATAAAATCTGTGTATTAGGTGATAGAGAATTTTGCTCTGTCAAACTGGCAAAGTATCTCCAGGGATTGGATGTGTATTTTTGTTTGCGATTAAAAAAGAATGAGTTTTTGCAAGTTGAAAAAGATGTTTTTGTTGAGTTAAAAAATCTGGGTTTAGTACCGGGAGTTTCTTTTTTTATCAAAGGAGTTAAAGTGACAAAGACTCGGGGTTTTATGAGCTTTAATGTAGCGGCTAAATGGAAACGTAAAATCAATGGAGTAGCACCGAAAGAAGGATGGTTTATTTTAACAAATTTTGACGACTTAGAGTCGGCAATATCTGCCTATAAACAAAGATTTGATATAGAAGAAATGTTTAGAGATTTTAAAACAGGTGGTTATAATTTAGAAGAGACTAATGTTGAAGGCAACCGATTTATTTCTCTAGTTTTACTGATAACGCTCGCTTACACTTCTGCCATGATTCAGGGTCAAAAAATTAAACATAAAGGAATACAAAAATATGTAGCTCGTGTTAAAGAGTCTGGTCGCTCTGTGCGGAGACATAGTAGTTTTTATGTTGGCTTGTATGGTCAAACTTGGGTCAATTTCACAGATATTTGTATGGAATTAGTGACAGAATTAATGAGAATTAATCGTAATAAGCGCAAGTATTATCAACAGGGATTGAGGGCTATGAAGCTTATCGAGTCTATGTTTTAG
- a CDS encoding patatin-like phospholipase family protein, which yields MENTKIKIGLVLAGGGAKGAYQSGVVKYLAEIDFAPHIIAGTSIGALNGAILASHLPFTQAADRLWQLWRELGEANIINWQLVKYPLQSLGQYLHLSQEDASFCDPNPLDKFLRYAINPQQLRAGIELWVAAFPSAHNFLPSQYKAGQIVPTIGNAITSNLGQSAEYIHVQSAKTDEEIYQTLLASAAIPLAFKSRKVDGTHYVDGWLGDNVPLKALANRGCTHAIVIHLGNGELWNRHDFPNQTIIEIRPTEDMGGLNTLLDFSPERIQLLQNRGYQDAKRILEPILQTLIIERSRQESFTQLQETTRRLKDDPPVY from the coding sequence ATGGAAAATACCAAAATCAAAATCGGATTAGTACTAGCAGGTGGCGGTGCTAAAGGCGCGTACCAATCAGGCGTAGTCAAATACCTAGCAGAAATTGACTTTGCACCCCATATTATTGCAGGCACGAGTATCGGTGCGCTCAATGGTGCGATCCTTGCTTCTCATCTACCATTTACACAAGCTGCTGATCGGCTGTGGCAACTATGGAGAGAACTAGGCGAAGCCAACATTATCAACTGGCAGTTAGTTAAATATCCACTGCAATCCTTGGGACAATATTTGCATCTATCACAGGAAGACGCATCTTTCTGCGACCCTAACCCACTTGATAAATTTTTACGCTATGCTATCAATCCCCAACAATTGCGAGCAGGAATCGAACTATGGGTAGCCGCGTTTCCCTCAGCACACAATTTTCTACCATCTCAATACAAAGCAGGTCAAATTGTCCCCACCATAGGCAATGCAATAACCTCCAATCTTGGACAATCCGCCGAATATATTCACGTCCAATCAGCCAAAACTGATGAAGAAATTTATCAAACACTACTCGCCAGCGCTGCTATTCCTTTAGCATTTAAGTCCCGCAAAGTTGATGGAACACATTATGTTGATGGTTGGCTAGGTGATAATGTCCCCCTCAAAGCTCTAGCAAATCGCGGTTGTACCCATGCGATCGTCATTCATTTAGGAAATGGTGAACTTTGGAATCGTCATGATTTCCCTAACCAAACAATAATTGAAATTCGTCCAACTGAAGATATGGGTGGTCTTAACACATTACTAGATTTCAGCCCCGAACGGATTCAACTCTTGCAAAACCGAGGTTATCAAGATGCCAAACGCATTCTCGAACCAATTTTACAAACACTCATAATTGAGCGATCGCGCCAAGAAAGTTTTACGCAGCTTCAGGAAACAACAAGGAGATTAAAGGACGATCCACCAGTTTATTAG
- a CDS encoding ComEC/Rec2 family competence protein — protein MIQITGVTICLGYILGLLFTAVPWGGLWILLLGVLGAIVLRKRQITARQLAQKTQPADTKTQPVQNTWQNLPTPRVCLVAGLVGLLATFYFQVRIPQPDAKDISKFVPPGNNSNQEQLVIVRGEVASNPRLTRSQRGQFWFQASQLDEVKNDNGPAGINKGVTGKLYVTVPILQATGLYPGQQIAITGVLYKPKAASNPGAFDFQKFLGQEGTFAGLMGRQVNILDDEHKWGWWQIRERIVRSQVRWLGIPEGPLVSAMVLGSKAVDLPYDIRDLFVQAGLSHALAASGFQTSLILGVILQLTSRAKKATQFTLGLFSLIIFLSLAGFQAAVLRAVIMGFAALVGLLLKRKVKQLGSLLLAATLLLLFNPLWIWDLGFQLSFLATLGLIVTAPAIIERLDWVPPAIASLVAVPLAATIWTLPLQLFVFGVVPAYSLLLNIITTPFISIISIGGIISAIGALIWPEAGSVLAGVLHYPTDWLINLVEFFSKLPGNSLAVGSISTWQMLTIYIIILLVVLVRWWQQRWWFASFIAIGLVLIPIWHSANTLFRITVLAAGAEPVLVIQDRGTVTLINSGDEGTGRFSILPFLQQQGVNQIDWAIATDFQNNDSNGWLEVLQKLPIKNFYEYSPKPENIIETQVIQQELQKFQGIYQPLAVGQPVNTGAIIAQLINDQLPILQLQIQGQNWLLVGNLKSKEIEQLVKTGGLPRPQVLWCAAEALKDLVLALQPQVAIASEANLDAKTLSQLSKSQTKLFFTGRDGAIQWTPNGEFEAFIQATENKSSVL, from the coding sequence ATGATTCAAATTACTGGTGTGACTATCTGTCTTGGCTATATTTTAGGGTTGCTGTTTACAGCAGTTCCTTGGGGTGGTCTGTGGATTTTGCTTCTAGGGGTCTTGGGAGCAATTGTCTTGAGAAAACGCCAGATCACTGCACGACAACTGGCTCAAAAAACCCAACCAGCTGATACAAAAACTCAACCAGTACAAAACACCTGGCAAAATCTTCCCACACCTAGGGTATGCCTAGTTGCTGGCTTGGTGGGGTTATTAGCAACTTTTTATTTTCAAGTGCGGATACCGCAACCAGATGCAAAAGACATCAGTAAATTTGTTCCCCCAGGAAATAATAGTAATCAAGAACAACTTGTGATTGTTCGTGGTGAAGTGGCCAGTAATCCCCGCTTGACTCGCTCTCAAAGAGGACAATTTTGGTTTCAAGCCAGCCAGCTCGATGAGGTCAAAAATGATAATGGTCCGGCTGGTATCAATAAAGGCGTGACGGGTAAATTATATGTCACTGTCCCTATACTTCAGGCTACGGGTTTATACCCAGGTCAACAAATTGCGATAACTGGGGTTTTATATAAACCGAAAGCCGCTTCTAACCCTGGCGCTTTTGATTTTCAGAAGTTTCTGGGGCAGGAAGGAACATTTGCAGGTTTAATGGGAAGACAGGTAAATATTCTCGATGACGAACATAAATGGGGATGGTGGCAAATTCGGGAGCGAATTGTGCGATCGCAAGTTCGCTGGTTAGGTATCCCAGAAGGTCCCCTTGTCAGTGCGATGGTTTTAGGCAGCAAGGCTGTTGATTTACCCTACGATATCCGCGACTTGTTTGTCCAGGCGGGTTTATCTCATGCTTTGGCGGCTTCTGGATTCCAAACTTCTTTAATTTTAGGTGTCATTCTACAGTTAACAAGCCGAGCAAAAAAGGCCACCCAATTTACCTTGGGATTATTTTCTTTAATTATTTTCCTCAGTTTAGCAGGTTTTCAGGCTGCGGTACTCAGAGCCGTAATTATGGGTTTTGCAGCCTTAGTTGGTTTGCTATTAAAACGAAAAGTAAAACAGTTGGGTTCTCTGTTATTGGCGGCTACGCTATTATTACTGTTTAATCCTCTGTGGATTTGGGACCTAGGCTTTCAACTCAGTTTTTTAGCCACCCTAGGATTAATCGTCACAGCACCAGCAATAATTGAGCGTTTGGATTGGGTACCACCTGCGATCGCTTCTTTGGTGGCTGTTCCGTTAGCTGCTACGATTTGGACTTTACCTCTGCAACTGTTTGTCTTTGGGGTTGTCCCAGCTTACAGCCTGTTGCTGAATATTATTACCACCCCATTTATTTCTATAATTAGCATAGGTGGCATTATCAGTGCTATCGGTGCATTGATTTGGCCCGAAGCCGGTAGCGTTTTGGCTGGGGTGTTGCATTACCCTACTGATTGGCTAATTAACCTCGTGGAATTTTTCAGCAAATTACCAGGAAATTCCCTGGCTGTTGGCAGTATATCCACTTGGCAGATGCTGACGATTTATATAATAATTTTACTGGTTGTCTTGGTGCGTTGGTGGCAGCAACGGTGGTGGTTTGCTAGTTTCATTGCCATTGGGTTGGTACTCATCCCAATTTGGCATTCTGCAAATACATTGTTTAGGATTACCGTACTCGCTGCAGGTGCTGAACCTGTTTTGGTAATTCAAGACCGAGGCACCGTCACCCTGATTAATAGTGGAGATGAAGGTACAGGGCGTTTTAGTATTTTACCATTTTTGCAACAGCAGGGTGTCAATCAAATTGATTGGGCGATCGCCACTGATTTCCAAAACAATGACAGTAATGGTTGGTTGGAAGTGTTGCAAAAGTTACCAATTAAAAATTTTTATGAATATTCACCCAAGCCAGAAAATATCATTGAAACTCAGGTGATTCAACAGGAACTGCAAAAGTTTCAGGGAATATATCAACCTTTAGCAGTTGGACAACCGGTGAATACTGGTGCGATTATTGCACAATTAATTAACGACCAATTGCCGATTTTACAATTACAAATTCAAGGTCAGAATTGGTTATTAGTGGGTAATCTCAAATCGAAGGAAATAGAACAGCTAGTGAAGACGGGCGGTTTACCTCGTCCACAGGTGCTGTGGTGTGCTGCTGAGGCTTTGAAAGATTTAGTTCTCGCACTCCAACCACAGGTGGCGATCGCTTCAGAAGCCAATCTGGATGCAAAAACCTTGTCCCAACTGAGTAAAAGCCAGACGAAACTGTTCTTTACAGGGCGAGATGGTGCTATTCAATGGACGCCTAATGGTGAGTTTGAAGCTTTTATCCAGGCGACGGAAAATAAATCTTCTGTTTTGTGA